The Arachis hypogaea cultivar Tifrunner chromosome 19, arahy.Tifrunner.gnm2.J5K5, whole genome shotgun sequence genome has a window encoding:
- the LOC112777477 gene encoding alpha-L-fucosidase 2 isoform X4 gives MYQLLGDIKLEFDDSHAAYSNESYYRELDLDTATAKVTYSVGDVEYSREHFASYPDQVIVSRISASRPASLSFTVSLDSKLHHNLRVSGQNQVIMEGSCPGETKESSSANSKGIQFSAVLDVQISGEKGIVHVLEGSKLRIEGSDSVVLLLTASSSFDGPFTKPEDSKKDPTSDSLNTMKSVKELLYAKLYARHLDDYQNLFHRVSLKLSKSSKTAGKNRKLVSSQTIPTSARISSFQTDEDPSLVELLFQYGRYLLISSSRPGTQVANLQGIWNNELEPKWDGAPHLNINLQMNYWPSLPCNLHECQEPLFDYISALSVSGSKTARVNYEANGWVTHHVSDIWAKSSAYAGPAVWALWPMGGAWLCTHLWEHYTYTMDKEFLKNKAYPLLEGCTLFLLDWLIEGRNELLETNPSTSPEHMFIAPDQKPASVSYSTTMDMSIIKEVFSSIVSAAEVLGTSNDVVIKRVTEAQSKLPPVKIARDGSVMEWAEDFQDPEVHHRHLSHLFGLFPGRTITPGKTPDICIAADLSLIKRGEDGPGWSTTWKAALWARLNNSEHAYRMVKHLIVLVNPEHEVSFGGGLYSNLFTAHPPFQIDANFGFSAAVAEMLVQSTMKDLYLLPALPRDKWPNGCVKGLKARGGITVNICWKEGDLQEVGLWSENQKSQVRLHHRETMVLAELSPGIVYSCNSQLKCVKTEDIFHC, from the exons ATGTACCAACTTCTTGGTGATATCAAGTTAGAGTTTGACGATTCTCATGCTGCATACTCTAATGAGTCTTACTACAGAGAGCTGGATTTGGATACGGCAACAGCAAAAGTAACATACTCTGTGGGTGATGTAGAATATAGTCGAGAACATTTTGCTTCTTATCCAGACCAAGTAATAGTGTCAAGGATTTCTGCAAGCAGGCCAGCATCTTTGTCATTTACAGTATCATTGGACAGCAAATTACATCACAATTTAAGAGTTAGTGGCCAAAATCAGGTAATAATGGAAGGAAGCTGTCCTGGTGAGACAAAAGAGAGTTCAAGTGCCAATTCAAAGGGAATTCAGTTTTCTGCTGTTCTTGATGTACAGATCAGTGGTGAAAAGGGGATTGTGCATGTTTTGGAAGGTTCGAAATTAAGGATTGAAGGTTCAGATTCTGTTGTTTTGCTTCTgacagcttcttcttcttttgatgGACCATTCACAAAACCTGAAGACTCTAAGAAGGACCCTACTTCAGACTCCCTCAATACAATGAAGTCAGTAAAAGAATTGTTGTATGCTAAGCTTTATGCACGCCACTTAGATGACTATCAGAACCTATTTCATCGTGTGTCGTTGAAACTCTCTAAAAGCAGTAAGACTGCTGGGAAGAATAGGAAATTGGTTTCCTCTCAAACCATTCCAACTTCGGCGAGAATCAGCTCTTTTCAAACAGATGAAGATCCTTCACTTGTGGAGCTTTTGTTTCAATATGGTCGATATCTACTTATTTCAAGTTCCCGTCCTGGAACTCAGGTGGCAAATCTACAGGGTATATGGAACAATGAACTTGAGCCTAAATGGGA TGGTGCTCCTCACTTGAACATTAATCTTCAAATGAACTATTGGCCATCTCTTCCTTGCAACTTACATGAGTGTCAAGAGCCGCTATTTGATTACATTTCCGCTTTGTCTGTCAGTGGAAGTAAAACTGCAAGG GTGAACTATGAAGCAAATGGTTGGGTTACACATCATGTTTCTGACATATGGGCTAAATCATCCGCATATGCAGGTCCTGCGGTCTGGGCATTATGGCCAATGGGTGGAGCTTGGCTCTGTACCCATCTATGGGAGCATTATACTTATACAATGGACAAA GAGTTTCTCAAAAACAAGGCATATCCTTTGTTGGAAGGATGCACTTTATTTTTGTTGGATTGGTTGATTGAAGGCCGTAATGAATTATTAGAAACCAACCCGTCAACTTCACCGGAGCACATGTTCATTGCACCAGATCAAAAGCCTGCCAGTGTGAGCTACTCGACAACCATGGACATGTCAATCATCAAAGAAGTTTTTTCATCAATTGTATCTGCTGCTGAG GTTTTAGGGACAAGTAATGATGTTGTTATCAAAAGAGTAACTGAGGCTCAGTCCAAGCTGCCACCAGTAAAAATTGCTAGGGATGGATCTGTTATGGAATGG GCTGAAGATTTCCAGGATCCTGAGGTGCATCATAGACATCTTTCGCACCTATTTGGCCTGTTTCCGGGGCGCACAATAACTCCTGGAAAAACTCCAGACATCTGTATAGCTGCAGATCTCTCACTAATTAAGAGAG GAGAGGATGGTCCAGGGTGGTCAACAACTTGGAAAGCTGCATTGTGGGCACGTCTTAACAACAGTGAGCACGCATATCGCATGGTAAAGCACTTGATTGTCTTGGTGAACCCTGAACATGAAGTTAGCTTTGGAGGAGGACTCTACAGTAACCTGTTCACTGCACATCCCCCTTTCCAAATTGATGCAAACTTTGG TTTCTCAGCAGCAGTTGCAGAAATGCTTGTTCAGAGCACAATGAAGGACCTTTACTTGCTTCCGGCATTGCCTCGCGACAAATGGCCGAACGGCTGCGTGAAAGGATTGAAAGCACGCGGCGGGATCACAGTGAACATATGCTGGAAAGAAGGTGATCTGCAAGAAGTTGGGCTATGGTCAGAAAACCAGAAATCCCAAGTGAGACTACACCATAGAGAAACCATGGTGCTAGCTGAATTATCACCAGGCATAGTTTACTCATGTAATAGCCAGTTGAAATGTGTGAAGACTGAAGACATATTCCATTGCTGA
- the LOC112777477 gene encoding alpha-L-fucosidase 2 isoform X3, translated as MRTHFGLGHLATIPTALLRQHWLKSANLLITEITLELQKKLSNCQEMYQLLGDIKLEFDDSHAAYSNESYYRELDLDTATAKVTYSVGDVEYSREHFASYPDQVIVSRISASRPASLSFTVSLDSKLHHNLRVSGQNQVIMEGSCPGETKESSSANSKGIQFSAVLDVQISGEKGIVHVLEGSKLRIEGSDSVVLLLTASSSFDGPFTKPEDSKKDPTSDSLNTMKSVKELLYAKLYARHLDDYQNLFHRVSLKLSKSSKTAGKNRKLVSSQTIPTSARISSFQTDEDPSLVELLFQYGRYLLISSSRPGTQVANLQGIWNNELEPKWDGAPHLNINLQMNYWPSLPCNLHECQEPLFDYISALSVSGSKTARVNYEANGWVTHHVSDIWAKSSAYAGPAVWALWPMGGAWLCTHLWEHYTYTMDKEFLKNKAYPLLEGCTLFLLDWLIEGRNELLETNPSTSPEHMFIAPDQKPASVSYSTTMDMSIIKEVFSSIVSAAEVLGTSNDVVIKRVTEAQSKLPPVKIARDGSVMEWAEDFQDPEVHHRHLSHLFGLFPGRTITPGKTPDICIAADLSLIKRGEDGPGWSTTWKAALWARLNNSEHAYRMVKHLIVLVNPEHEVSFGGGLYSNLFTAHPPFQIDANFGFSAAVAEMLVQSTMKDLYLLPALPRDKWPNGCVKGLKARGGITVNICWKEGDLQEVGLWSENQKSQVRLHHRETMVLAELSPGIVYSCNSQLKCVKTEDIFHC; from the exons ATG AGGACACACTTTGGACTGGGACACCTGGCAACTATACCGACAGCACTGCTCCGGCAGCACTGGCTGAAGTCCGCAAACTTGTTGATAACAGAAATtactctggagctacagaagaagCTCTCAAATTGTCAGGAG ATGTACCAACTTCTTGGTGATATCAAGTTAGAGTTTGACGATTCTCATGCTGCATACTCTAATGAGTCTTACTACAGAGAGCTGGATTTGGATACGGCAACAGCAAAAGTAACATACTCTGTGGGTGATGTAGAATATAGTCGAGAACATTTTGCTTCTTATCCAGACCAAGTAATAGTGTCAAGGATTTCTGCAAGCAGGCCAGCATCTTTGTCATTTACAGTATCATTGGACAGCAAATTACATCACAATTTAAGAGTTAGTGGCCAAAATCAGGTAATAATGGAAGGAAGCTGTCCTGGTGAGACAAAAGAGAGTTCAAGTGCCAATTCAAAGGGAATTCAGTTTTCTGCTGTTCTTGATGTACAGATCAGTGGTGAAAAGGGGATTGTGCATGTTTTGGAAGGTTCGAAATTAAGGATTGAAGGTTCAGATTCTGTTGTTTTGCTTCTgacagcttcttcttcttttgatgGACCATTCACAAAACCTGAAGACTCTAAGAAGGACCCTACTTCAGACTCCCTCAATACAATGAAGTCAGTAAAAGAATTGTTGTATGCTAAGCTTTATGCACGCCACTTAGATGACTATCAGAACCTATTTCATCGTGTGTCGTTGAAACTCTCTAAAAGCAGTAAGACTGCTGGGAAGAATAGGAAATTGGTTTCCTCTCAAACCATTCCAACTTCGGCGAGAATCAGCTCTTTTCAAACAGATGAAGATCCTTCACTTGTGGAGCTTTTGTTTCAATATGGTCGATATCTACTTATTTCAAGTTCCCGTCCTGGAACTCAGGTGGCAAATCTACAGGGTATATGGAACAATGAACTTGAGCCTAAATGGGA TGGTGCTCCTCACTTGAACATTAATCTTCAAATGAACTATTGGCCATCTCTTCCTTGCAACTTACATGAGTGTCAAGAGCCGCTATTTGATTACATTTCCGCTTTGTCTGTCAGTGGAAGTAAAACTGCAAGG GTGAACTATGAAGCAAATGGTTGGGTTACACATCATGTTTCTGACATATGGGCTAAATCATCCGCATATGCAGGTCCTGCGGTCTGGGCATTATGGCCAATGGGTGGAGCTTGGCTCTGTACCCATCTATGGGAGCATTATACTTATACAATGGACAAA GAGTTTCTCAAAAACAAGGCATATCCTTTGTTGGAAGGATGCACTTTATTTTTGTTGGATTGGTTGATTGAAGGCCGTAATGAATTATTAGAAACCAACCCGTCAACTTCACCGGAGCACATGTTCATTGCACCAGATCAAAAGCCTGCCAGTGTGAGCTACTCGACAACCATGGACATGTCAATCATCAAAGAAGTTTTTTCATCAATTGTATCTGCTGCTGAG GTTTTAGGGACAAGTAATGATGTTGTTATCAAAAGAGTAACTGAGGCTCAGTCCAAGCTGCCACCAGTAAAAATTGCTAGGGATGGATCTGTTATGGAATGG GCTGAAGATTTCCAGGATCCTGAGGTGCATCATAGACATCTTTCGCACCTATTTGGCCTGTTTCCGGGGCGCACAATAACTCCTGGAAAAACTCCAGACATCTGTATAGCTGCAGATCTCTCACTAATTAAGAGAG GAGAGGATGGTCCAGGGTGGTCAACAACTTGGAAAGCTGCATTGTGGGCACGTCTTAACAACAGTGAGCACGCATATCGCATGGTAAAGCACTTGATTGTCTTGGTGAACCCTGAACATGAAGTTAGCTTTGGAGGAGGACTCTACAGTAACCTGTTCACTGCACATCCCCCTTTCCAAATTGATGCAAACTTTGG TTTCTCAGCAGCAGTTGCAGAAATGCTTGTTCAGAGCACAATGAAGGACCTTTACTTGCTTCCGGCATTGCCTCGCGACAAATGGCCGAACGGCTGCGTGAAAGGATTGAAAGCACGCGGCGGGATCACAGTGAACATATGCTGGAAAGAAGGTGATCTGCAAGAAGTTGGGCTATGGTCAGAAAACCAGAAATCCCAAGTGAGACTACACCATAGAGAAACCATGGTGCTAGCTGAATTATCACCAGGCATAGTTTACTCATGTAATAGCCAGTTGAAATGTGTGAAGACTGAAGACATATTCCATTGCTGA
- the LOC112777477 gene encoding alpha-L-fucosidase 2 isoform X1 → MTSIEKQSSVVARLLLFLLLAFNVPLSHSSSLTCVDFAMKENGEWNMEDDVPLKVTFCEGATHWTDAIPIGNGRLGAMIWGGVSSELIQLNEDTLWTGTPGNYTDSTAPAALAEVRKLVDNRNYSGATEEALKLSGGPGAMYQLLGDIKLEFDDSHAAYSNESYYRELDLDTATAKVTYSVGDVEYSREHFASYPDQVIVSRISASRPASLSFTVSLDSKLHHNLRVSGQNQVIMEGSCPGETKESSSANSKGIQFSAVLDVQISGEKGIVHVLEGSKLRIEGSDSVVLLLTASSSFDGPFTKPEDSKKDPTSDSLNTMKSVKELLYAKLYARHLDDYQNLFHRVSLKLSKSSKTAGKNRKLVSSQTIPTSARISSFQTDEDPSLVELLFQYGRYLLISSSRPGTQVANLQGIWNNELEPKWDGAPHLNINLQMNYWPSLPCNLHECQEPLFDYISALSVSGSKTARVNYEANGWVTHHVSDIWAKSSAYAGPAVWALWPMGGAWLCTHLWEHYTYTMDKEFLKNKAYPLLEGCTLFLLDWLIEGRNELLETNPSTSPEHMFIAPDQKPASVSYSTTMDMSIIKEVFSSIVSAAEVLGTSNDVVIKRVTEAQSKLPPVKIARDGSVMEWAEDFQDPEVHHRHLSHLFGLFPGRTITPGKTPDICIAADLSLIKRGEDGPGWSTTWKAALWARLNNSEHAYRMVKHLIVLVNPEHEVSFGGGLYSNLFTAHPPFQIDANFGFSAAVAEMLVQSTMKDLYLLPALPRDKWPNGCVKGLKARGGITVNICWKEGDLQEVGLWSENQKSQVRLHHRETMVLAELSPGIVYSCNSQLKCVKTEDIFHC, encoded by the exons ATGACTTCAATTGAAAAGCAATCTTCAGTTGTTGCAAGGCTACTGCTCTTTCTACTGTTAGCTTTCAATGTTCCACTCTCCCATTCCTCATCATTAACA TGTGTTGATTTTGCAATGAAGGAGAATGGAGAGTGGAATATGGAGGATGATGTCCCCCTGAAGGTAACATTCTGTGAGGGTGCTACTCACTGGACCGATGCCATACCCATCGGAAATGGCCGTCTTGGGGCCATGATTTGGGGTGGCGTTTCATCAGAACTTATTCAGCTCAATG AGGACACACTTTGGACTGGGACACCTGGCAACTATACCGACAGCACTGCTCCGGCAGCACTGGCTGAAGTCCGCAAACTTGTTGATAACAGAAATtactctggagctacagaagaagCTCTCAAATTGTCAGGAGGTCCTGGTGCT ATGTACCAACTTCTTGGTGATATCAAGTTAGAGTTTGACGATTCTCATGCTGCATACTCTAATGAGTCTTACTACAGAGAGCTGGATTTGGATACGGCAACAGCAAAAGTAACATACTCTGTGGGTGATGTAGAATATAGTCGAGAACATTTTGCTTCTTATCCAGACCAAGTAATAGTGTCAAGGATTTCTGCAAGCAGGCCAGCATCTTTGTCATTTACAGTATCATTGGACAGCAAATTACATCACAATTTAAGAGTTAGTGGCCAAAATCAGGTAATAATGGAAGGAAGCTGTCCTGGTGAGACAAAAGAGAGTTCAAGTGCCAATTCAAAGGGAATTCAGTTTTCTGCTGTTCTTGATGTACAGATCAGTGGTGAAAAGGGGATTGTGCATGTTTTGGAAGGTTCGAAATTAAGGATTGAAGGTTCAGATTCTGTTGTTTTGCTTCTgacagcttcttcttcttttgatgGACCATTCACAAAACCTGAAGACTCTAAGAAGGACCCTACTTCAGACTCCCTCAATACAATGAAGTCAGTAAAAGAATTGTTGTATGCTAAGCTTTATGCACGCCACTTAGATGACTATCAGAACCTATTTCATCGTGTGTCGTTGAAACTCTCTAAAAGCAGTAAGACTGCTGGGAAGAATAGGAAATTGGTTTCCTCTCAAACCATTCCAACTTCGGCGAGAATCAGCTCTTTTCAAACAGATGAAGATCCTTCACTTGTGGAGCTTTTGTTTCAATATGGTCGATATCTACTTATTTCAAGTTCCCGTCCTGGAACTCAGGTGGCAAATCTACAGGGTATATGGAACAATGAACTTGAGCCTAAATGGGA TGGTGCTCCTCACTTGAACATTAATCTTCAAATGAACTATTGGCCATCTCTTCCTTGCAACTTACATGAGTGTCAAGAGCCGCTATTTGATTACATTTCCGCTTTGTCTGTCAGTGGAAGTAAAACTGCAAGG GTGAACTATGAAGCAAATGGTTGGGTTACACATCATGTTTCTGACATATGGGCTAAATCATCCGCATATGCAGGTCCTGCGGTCTGGGCATTATGGCCAATGGGTGGAGCTTGGCTCTGTACCCATCTATGGGAGCATTATACTTATACAATGGACAAA GAGTTTCTCAAAAACAAGGCATATCCTTTGTTGGAAGGATGCACTTTATTTTTGTTGGATTGGTTGATTGAAGGCCGTAATGAATTATTAGAAACCAACCCGTCAACTTCACCGGAGCACATGTTCATTGCACCAGATCAAAAGCCTGCCAGTGTGAGCTACTCGACAACCATGGACATGTCAATCATCAAAGAAGTTTTTTCATCAATTGTATCTGCTGCTGAG GTTTTAGGGACAAGTAATGATGTTGTTATCAAAAGAGTAACTGAGGCTCAGTCCAAGCTGCCACCAGTAAAAATTGCTAGGGATGGATCTGTTATGGAATGG GCTGAAGATTTCCAGGATCCTGAGGTGCATCATAGACATCTTTCGCACCTATTTGGCCTGTTTCCGGGGCGCACAATAACTCCTGGAAAAACTCCAGACATCTGTATAGCTGCAGATCTCTCACTAATTAAGAGAG GAGAGGATGGTCCAGGGTGGTCAACAACTTGGAAAGCTGCATTGTGGGCACGTCTTAACAACAGTGAGCACGCATATCGCATGGTAAAGCACTTGATTGTCTTGGTGAACCCTGAACATGAAGTTAGCTTTGGAGGAGGACTCTACAGTAACCTGTTCACTGCACATCCCCCTTTCCAAATTGATGCAAACTTTGG TTTCTCAGCAGCAGTTGCAGAAATGCTTGTTCAGAGCACAATGAAGGACCTTTACTTGCTTCCGGCATTGCCTCGCGACAAATGGCCGAACGGCTGCGTGAAAGGATTGAAAGCACGCGGCGGGATCACAGTGAACATATGCTGGAAAGAAGGTGATCTGCAAGAAGTTGGGCTATGGTCAGAAAACCAGAAATCCCAAGTGAGACTACACCATAGAGAAACCATGGTGCTAGCTGAATTATCACCAGGCATAGTTTACTCATGTAATAGCCAGTTGAAATGTGTGAAGACTGAAGACATATTCCATTGCTGA
- the LOC112777477 gene encoding alpha-L-fucosidase 2 isoform X2, translating to MTSIEKQSSVVARLLLFLLLAFNVPLSHSSSLTENGEWNMEDDVPLKVTFCEGATHWTDAIPIGNGRLGAMIWGGVSSELIQLNEDTLWTGTPGNYTDSTAPAALAEVRKLVDNRNYSGATEEALKLSGGPGAMYQLLGDIKLEFDDSHAAYSNESYYRELDLDTATAKVTYSVGDVEYSREHFASYPDQVIVSRISASRPASLSFTVSLDSKLHHNLRVSGQNQVIMEGSCPGETKESSSANSKGIQFSAVLDVQISGEKGIVHVLEGSKLRIEGSDSVVLLLTASSSFDGPFTKPEDSKKDPTSDSLNTMKSVKELLYAKLYARHLDDYQNLFHRVSLKLSKSSKTAGKNRKLVSSQTIPTSARISSFQTDEDPSLVELLFQYGRYLLISSSRPGTQVANLQGIWNNELEPKWDGAPHLNINLQMNYWPSLPCNLHECQEPLFDYISALSVSGSKTARVNYEANGWVTHHVSDIWAKSSAYAGPAVWALWPMGGAWLCTHLWEHYTYTMDKEFLKNKAYPLLEGCTLFLLDWLIEGRNELLETNPSTSPEHMFIAPDQKPASVSYSTTMDMSIIKEVFSSIVSAAEVLGTSNDVVIKRVTEAQSKLPPVKIARDGSVMEWAEDFQDPEVHHRHLSHLFGLFPGRTITPGKTPDICIAADLSLIKRGEDGPGWSTTWKAALWARLNNSEHAYRMVKHLIVLVNPEHEVSFGGGLYSNLFTAHPPFQIDANFGFSAAVAEMLVQSTMKDLYLLPALPRDKWPNGCVKGLKARGGITVNICWKEGDLQEVGLWSENQKSQVRLHHRETMVLAELSPGIVYSCNSQLKCVKTEDIFHC from the exons ATGACTTCAATTGAAAAGCAATCTTCAGTTGTTGCAAGGCTACTGCTCTTTCTACTGTTAGCTTTCAATGTTCCACTCTCCCATTCCTCATCATTAACA GAGAATGGAGAGTGGAATATGGAGGATGATGTCCCCCTGAAGGTAACATTCTGTGAGGGTGCTACTCACTGGACCGATGCCATACCCATCGGAAATGGCCGTCTTGGGGCCATGATTTGGGGTGGCGTTTCATCAGAACTTATTCAGCTCAATG AGGACACACTTTGGACTGGGACACCTGGCAACTATACCGACAGCACTGCTCCGGCAGCACTGGCTGAAGTCCGCAAACTTGTTGATAACAGAAATtactctggagctacagaagaagCTCTCAAATTGTCAGGAGGTCCTGGTGCT ATGTACCAACTTCTTGGTGATATCAAGTTAGAGTTTGACGATTCTCATGCTGCATACTCTAATGAGTCTTACTACAGAGAGCTGGATTTGGATACGGCAACAGCAAAAGTAACATACTCTGTGGGTGATGTAGAATATAGTCGAGAACATTTTGCTTCTTATCCAGACCAAGTAATAGTGTCAAGGATTTCTGCAAGCAGGCCAGCATCTTTGTCATTTACAGTATCATTGGACAGCAAATTACATCACAATTTAAGAGTTAGTGGCCAAAATCAGGTAATAATGGAAGGAAGCTGTCCTGGTGAGACAAAAGAGAGTTCAAGTGCCAATTCAAAGGGAATTCAGTTTTCTGCTGTTCTTGATGTACAGATCAGTGGTGAAAAGGGGATTGTGCATGTTTTGGAAGGTTCGAAATTAAGGATTGAAGGTTCAGATTCTGTTGTTTTGCTTCTgacagcttcttcttcttttgatgGACCATTCACAAAACCTGAAGACTCTAAGAAGGACCCTACTTCAGACTCCCTCAATACAATGAAGTCAGTAAAAGAATTGTTGTATGCTAAGCTTTATGCACGCCACTTAGATGACTATCAGAACCTATTTCATCGTGTGTCGTTGAAACTCTCTAAAAGCAGTAAGACTGCTGGGAAGAATAGGAAATTGGTTTCCTCTCAAACCATTCCAACTTCGGCGAGAATCAGCTCTTTTCAAACAGATGAAGATCCTTCACTTGTGGAGCTTTTGTTTCAATATGGTCGATATCTACTTATTTCAAGTTCCCGTCCTGGAACTCAGGTGGCAAATCTACAGGGTATATGGAACAATGAACTTGAGCCTAAATGGGA TGGTGCTCCTCACTTGAACATTAATCTTCAAATGAACTATTGGCCATCTCTTCCTTGCAACTTACATGAGTGTCAAGAGCCGCTATTTGATTACATTTCCGCTTTGTCTGTCAGTGGAAGTAAAACTGCAAGG GTGAACTATGAAGCAAATGGTTGGGTTACACATCATGTTTCTGACATATGGGCTAAATCATCCGCATATGCAGGTCCTGCGGTCTGGGCATTATGGCCAATGGGTGGAGCTTGGCTCTGTACCCATCTATGGGAGCATTATACTTATACAATGGACAAA GAGTTTCTCAAAAACAAGGCATATCCTTTGTTGGAAGGATGCACTTTATTTTTGTTGGATTGGTTGATTGAAGGCCGTAATGAATTATTAGAAACCAACCCGTCAACTTCACCGGAGCACATGTTCATTGCACCAGATCAAAAGCCTGCCAGTGTGAGCTACTCGACAACCATGGACATGTCAATCATCAAAGAAGTTTTTTCATCAATTGTATCTGCTGCTGAG GTTTTAGGGACAAGTAATGATGTTGTTATCAAAAGAGTAACTGAGGCTCAGTCCAAGCTGCCACCAGTAAAAATTGCTAGGGATGGATCTGTTATGGAATGG GCTGAAGATTTCCAGGATCCTGAGGTGCATCATAGACATCTTTCGCACCTATTTGGCCTGTTTCCGGGGCGCACAATAACTCCTGGAAAAACTCCAGACATCTGTATAGCTGCAGATCTCTCACTAATTAAGAGAG GAGAGGATGGTCCAGGGTGGTCAACAACTTGGAAAGCTGCATTGTGGGCACGTCTTAACAACAGTGAGCACGCATATCGCATGGTAAAGCACTTGATTGTCTTGGTGAACCCTGAACATGAAGTTAGCTTTGGAGGAGGACTCTACAGTAACCTGTTCACTGCACATCCCCCTTTCCAAATTGATGCAAACTTTGG TTTCTCAGCAGCAGTTGCAGAAATGCTTGTTCAGAGCACAATGAAGGACCTTTACTTGCTTCCGGCATTGCCTCGCGACAAATGGCCGAACGGCTGCGTGAAAGGATTGAAAGCACGCGGCGGGATCACAGTGAACATATGCTGGAAAGAAGGTGATCTGCAAGAAGTTGGGCTATGGTCAGAAAACCAGAAATCCCAAGTGAGACTACACCATAGAGAAACCATGGTGCTAGCTGAATTATCACCAGGCATAGTTTACTCATGTAATAGCCAGTTGAAATGTGTGAAGACTGAAGACATATTCCATTGCTGA